The Deinococcus depolymerans genome has a segment encoding these proteins:
- a CDS encoding cysteine desulfurase-like protein: MTRPAPARAPLPTRDDLRAQFPPLARGRAYLDNAAGGLLPLRAIEAVTGHLMTYGATNAMPGHQPGREILALKGRAREGTALFLNAAPEDVALAQSATALTFRLAGAFARLWGPGDEVILSGLEHESNASPWRELERVGVTVKVWHARQPDMTLHPDDLAALLTPRTRLVAVTAASNALGVTPDIPAITAQVRAAGAWTIVDAVHAAPHTFPDVQTWGADFLTFSPYKVWAPHLGALWIRPDLRATLPWPRLEFIPPGDITGIEHGTPQFELLAGWLGTLDYLRDLAGHADLTRAALEAASARIHDLEQPVMERLVTGLLNHDLVTVYGPQGTQGRVGTVAFRVGGEAPEQTAGRLSRAGVDVAAGHFYAAQPLRDLGLYPQGVVRASIAHYTTTEDIDRLLAELG, from the coding sequence ATGACCCGACCCGCACCGGCCCGCGCCCCGCTGCCCACCCGCGACGACCTGCGCGCCCAGTTCCCGCCGCTCGCGCGGGGCCGCGCGTACCTCGACAACGCCGCCGGGGGCCTGCTGCCCCTGCGCGCCATCGAGGCCGTCACCGGGCACCTGATGACCTACGGCGCCACGAACGCCATGCCGGGCCACCAGCCGGGCCGCGAGATCCTGGCCCTCAAGGGCCGCGCCCGCGAGGGCACCGCCCTGTTCCTGAACGCCGCGCCGGAAGACGTGGCCCTCGCGCAGAGCGCCACCGCCCTGACCTTCCGGCTGGCCGGGGCCTTCGCGCGGCTGTGGGGTCCCGGCGACGAGGTCATCCTGAGCGGCCTGGAACACGAGAGCAACGCCAGCCCCTGGCGGGAACTGGAACGCGTGGGCGTCACCGTGAAGGTCTGGCACGCCCGCCAGCCCGACATGACCCTGCACCCGGACGACCTCGCCGCGCTGCTCACGCCCCGCACGCGGCTGGTCGCCGTGACGGCCGCCAGCAACGCGCTGGGCGTCACGCCGGACATCCCCGCCATCACCGCGCAGGTCCGCGCCGCCGGAGCGTGGACCATCGTGGACGCCGTGCACGCCGCGCCGCACACCTTCCCGGACGTGCAGACCTGGGGCGCGGACTTCCTGACCTTCAGCCCGTACAAGGTCTGGGCCCCGCACCTGGGCGCCCTGTGGATCCGCCCGGACCTGCGCGCCACGCTCCCCTGGCCCCGCCTGGAATTCATCCCGCCCGGCGACATCACGGGCATCGAGCACGGCACCCCGCAGTTCGAGCTGCTGGCCGGGTGGCTCGGCACCCTGGACTACCTGCGTGACCTCGCCGGGCACGCCGACCTGACCCGCGCCGCCCTGGAAGCCGCCTCCGCGCGCATTCACGATCTGGAACAGCCGGTCATGGAACGCCTCGTGACCGGCCTGCTGAACCACGACCTCGTCACCGTGTACGGCCCGCAGGGCACGCAGGGCCGCGTGGGCACCGTCGCCTTCCGCGTGGGCGGCGAGGCCCCGGAACAGACCGCCGGCCGCCTCAGCCGCGCCGGGGTGGACGTCGCCGCCGGACACTTCTACGCCGCGCAACCCCTGCGCGACCTGGGCCTGTACCCGCAGGGCGTCGTGCGTGCCAGCATCGCCCACTACACCACCACCGAGGATATCGACCGCCTTCTGGCCGAACTGGGCTGA